One segment of Zymoseptoria tritici IPO323 chromosome 2, whole genome shotgun sequence DNA contains the following:
- the PRP4 gene encoding serine/threonine protein kinase (CMGC family, pre-mRNA splicing kinase), whose amino-acid sequence MDLREAIKKFGRDVGITMQAVKLYAYQMFQALVHMKSAEVLHADLKPDNILVSENKKYIKVCDFGTATLHRDAELTPYLVSRFYRAPEVILGMDFDYAIDMWAIGCTLYELFTGRILFNGADNNGMLRSIQECRGKIPIRLIKRAQLAHKYFDDTFTFHALERDKLTGHIVPRPVQFSQGAHGKDLKSKLSANLKLLPLSEVKEHNAFVDLLDKCLQLDPEKRIKPKDALHHPFFATPQMKGNG is encoded by the coding sequence ATGGATCTTCGCGAGGCTATCAAAAAGTTTGGGCGTGATGTTGGGATCACAATGCAGGCTGTGAAGCTCTACGCCTATCAGATGTTCCAAGCGCTGGTCCACATGAAAAGTGCAGAGGTACTGCACGCCGATCTGAAGCCAGACAACATTCTGGTCAGCGAGAACAAGAAGTACATCAAGGTCTGTGATTTCGGCACGGCCACCCTGCACCGCGACGCCGAGCTCACGCCGTATCTCGTCTCACGATTCTACCGTGCACCAGAGGTCATCCTCGGGATGGACTTCGATTACGCTATCGATATGTGGGCTATCGGTTGCACACTTTACGAACTGTTCACTGGTCGCATTCTGTTCAACGGAGCTGACAACAACGGCATGTTACGCTCGATCCAGGAATGTCGTGGAAAGATCCCAATCCGTCTCATCAAACGCGCGCAGCTGGCACACAAGTACTTCGATGACACCTTCACCTTCCATGCCCTGGAGCGGGACAAGCTCACTGGCCACATCGTACCGAGGCCCGTACAATTTTCGCAAGGAGCACATGGCAAAGATCTCAAATCCAAGCTCAGCGCAAACTTGAAGTTGTTGCCACTTTCCGAGGTCAAGGAGCACAATGCCTTTGTGGATCTACTGGATAAATGCCTCCAGCTCGATCCGGAGAAGCGCATCAAGCCCAAGGACGCTCTGCATCATCCCTTCTTCGCCACTCCGCAAATGAAAGGGAATGGT